CTGATCGACGCGTCAAATCCAGTTTCCAAGTTCGTCGGTTTCTGGGCCGTGCTTGTGCAGGCTGGTTTCTCCTATCAAGGTACCGAGCTGGTTGGTGTCGCGGCTGGTGAAACAGAGAATCCCGAGAAGACCGTCCCCTCGGCCATCCGCAAGACCTTCATCCGtattcttatcttcttcgtcctgaccatcttcttcatggGCTTGCTGGTCCCCTACGACAACCCCAACCTGATCACCGACTCCAGCGACGCCTCTGCCTCGCCTATGGTCATCGCCGCGAAGCTCGCCGGCGTGAAGGTCCTTCCCAGTCTGATCAACGCCGTCCTCCTGACTGTCGTCCTCTCGGCTGCTAACTCCAACGTCTACAGTGGCAGTCGTGTGCTCCTCGGTCTGGCCCAGGAGAAGTTCGCGCCCCCGATCTTCGGCTGGGTCACTCACCGCGGTGTACCCTATATCAGCGTTGCCTTCACGGCCGCCTTCGGTCTTCTCGGGTTCATGAACGTCTCCGAGTCCGGTGGAAAGGTCTTCAACTGGCTGGTTAATATCTCCAGTGTGGCTGGATTCATCTGCTGGACGTCCATCAGTCTGAGTCACTTGGCTTTCATGCGTGCCCTCAAGGCGCGCGACATCTCTCGTGATACTTTGCCCTACAAGGCCGCCCTCCAGCCCTATCTGACCTGGTACGGCCTTTTCTTCAGTGTCCTGATCATCCTGACCCAAGGATTCACTGCCTGGATCCCCACCTTCAACGTCTCCGATTTCTTTGTCGCGTACATCTGTGTGATCATCTTCGTGGTCCTGTACCTCGGCCACAAGATCCTCTACCGTACCCACTTCGTGCACCCGCTAGAGGCAGACTTGCAATCGGGCCGCCTCCAGAATTACTCCTGGGAAACGGCCAGACCGAAGACGTGGCAGGAGAGACTTCGCGAGAGTCTATAAGTTATCATAATACCCGTGGGTTTACGGTGTAATTCACATCAAGGGGCTGGCATGGCAGCTGTGCGTGCATAGAGAAAAGCTGCACTCCGAGCCTGTTCGGAGGTACAGATATCCGTGGAAGCGTCTTTACATTCCCCATTTACATATAGCAACAGTGGAGTTTCGGGTGTTCGGGTGCATATATTTGATGATTGGTATGTGATCATGTGATCATGTCTATAGTGTTTTTTTATCCATGTATATGATAGACAGGAGATAGTGAATAATCATAGAACAAGCATTGTGCATAAATTCATCGGTTTCAGAGAAAAATCATGTCCGCTACAACGCCCATCTCGCCTTTTTATCCACACCCACCACAGATACCAGTCTACATACAACCCCCATCCATCCATACAACAACTATCTAACACAAACCAAACCATAAAACCACAGCTatgaaaaagaatcaaatcaaatccaccTCAAAGCCCTCGCCACAACCGACACCCCACCAAGGAGGCCAGTAACACCAGTAAGCACCACCAAAATCCCATACTCCGTCCCATAAGCGCCCCAAGCCTGACCCTCCCACAACCTCGTCTTCAGCAACGCCTCACTCAACGGCCCACTAATCACATTCCCAATCCCGCGTCCAGTCTCCATAAACGCGAATACCATACTCACATCCGCAGACGGATGACTCTTCCCCACCTCCGACGAAGTGGCAGCCCACGACGACGAAAAGCTTCCCCCCGTACATCCATACACGATACTAAACAGATAAAGCGGCGCGAGATGCACACTCATTCCCCACAGCAGGAACGTTGAGAATATCGCCCCTACCGTGGAAATGAGGATACATTTCGTGACGTGGTATCGATCTGCGAGCCAGCCGATGAAAATACAGCCGAACATGTTGGAAATGTTGAAGACTGTTATTGTGGATGAGGCGTGGAGGCCTTTTGCGCCGAGGAGTTCAGCGTAGCTTGGGAGGAAGATctgggggaggaagaagcctAGCGATTGGATTATGTTGCCGGCTTGGTAGATTAGGTAGGTGCGGTTGCGGTGGAAGCTGAGGTCGAGTTGGTGTAGGTTTGTGGTTTTTCGGGGGATTCGGGGTTTGTGGAAGAGCATGAAGGGTGCTgcgaggaggaagattgCTACGGAGCAGATTCGGAGGGTCGTTTGCCAGCCGTAGGTGTCTAGGAGGGATTGGAGGATTAGGGGGAAGATTATTCCCGTTAGGCCTGAGCCGCTCTGTTTGATTGTTTAGGTGTTAGTATTGGGTTTTTTTGGATAAAGGGGGGGCAGATTAAGTGTATAGTTTACCCAGACAATGCCGAAGGCgaggcttttctttttgacgAACCAGTCTGGCATGAAGAGGATTGATGGGGCGTAGGCGAAGCAACCTGCTGTGCCGTACGCAATCCCTTGTGACAGGATCAGGTGCGTGACGCTTGTGGAGAATGAGCTCAGGGCCAGGGAAAGCGATAGGACTACGAATGCTATCGAGGATGCCCATCTTTGCATTCTAGGGAGGGCTATCAAGATGGCCATCACGATGGGCGATAGCAGGTACGCCATGCCCTATTGCTGTTAGCCAGTCAACATATGGCTATGGGCGGCGATACTCTTACTGACCATCGCGCAGGTCCCTATCGCAGCTATAGCATGGGATCCTTGGAATGTCGGGTCATTTCGATAGTAGTTCTGAAATACACCGAAACAAGCGGCGAACCCTAAGGTGTTGATGGTCAGATGCTATCATACCATGTCAGACGCGGTTAACTCACCCCATACGGTGCCTTCCACCACAAAGCATGCCGCTAGGAAAAGCCATGCATGGATTCCTCCATCTACTGGAGGTAACTTGGGGTCGTGGTATTCGCACTCTAAATCCAAAGTCTGGGAGGATTCCGTCGGGGATGGAATACTCTGCTCTTTGCAAAGAGCCTGCGGGGTCTTTTCAGTATCCTTGCCCTCCATTTTGTGATACTACCGGTGGAAGAGCAGAATTAGGGGTCACCTCAGGTGGGTTGAAAGATAGAGCCAACACGGGGTATGGTTGTACAAATATGAGTATTCTCCATGATGAGTTCTCTCCCATGCGAATTCGCTTCTGAATATAGGCTGAGCTGtgaaaaaagacaaacagGTTTATCCCTTGGGGATAGGTAATCCTATAGATGCGTTGGTATGCAGGACGGACAATTATTTACCAAGTAAGTAGCAAAGCTGTCGATCATTGCGATTCTAATGTCCGAAGAATGCTTTTTACCTATTTTGGAAAGTAAAAATTTCCAGCATAAGATGCTATACGTACAAGCTCGTGTGACAGAATCATATTTCCATAGCTTATTGTTCCATATGTCGTAAGGCAACATACGCTTGCTTCCACTTGGGCTCTTAGCGCCAAGTGAATCCAGGCTACAAGGGGAATAAGTGGTGAGTTGAGGGTGTCACGCGTTGAGCTTGCCCTTGTTGATCTTCGGTATACCTTGCCTCGGAATTCCTACCTGCTAATTTTAGGTGGGGAAAGCTACTGCAGGCCCGAAGATATGGGCACAGTTGGGGTCTCGAACTACGTCAAAAGTCACCTTATGTGCAGCAGAACGCGCGGCCGTCTGTGTCATAGACATGTACACAGGACATAATCTTGCCTGATACATACTTGAATTGATATTTGTAATTGAAACAACCTCATCAATGTGAGGAAGTAGAGCAGAAGGTAGACCGACGTCATAGCATTCGAAGCTCCTGGCATGCTGGCTAGAGGTATCCCAACGGCGGTTATAGGAGATCATTTTCGGAATGCTGCCTGACACATCACCATTTAGTCAACCAAGAGATTACGAACAACTTGACCTTATAGCTCCTACTACAACTAGAGTGCAAGTATGTGTGGGCTTGGCACAGTAACTATTACTGAGGATAACAACAGACTAGACATTGCTATAACCACAATCGACAGCCTTGTCTTGTGCAAGGTAACGCAAGCTTTGAAGTGTTTCGTCACTCTTGTCTACGGTTACTTCAAGTCGGACTATGATGGATTTATTACCCTGGTGGGTACAGATTGCATCAACTCAATATATTCTGTCGAGTGATTCGTCTCGAGCATACCACAGAGCTGCATAAAGGTTCTCTGAAACAGGAAAAGTACAATTTCTCAGGATAACCGACTGGGACTCTACACCACTACCCCATATGCAAAAAGGATGCCTCATAAAGATGCCTGTCATCGTTTGTTTCTGATCGAGCGTAGTCGAAAAACTGGCACTTGACTGGCGAATCCTTATCTTCATCTGGCAAAAGACGAATTGGGCTGATAGAATTCAACTCCAGTAGAATCGTTGATAACACGAATGAGACGTGATATTATAAAGACTGCCTTGGTGTGGAAATGGATTATGATCTCTTCTTGGTTGCGGCGAGCACTTGAGGGTGGTTGTCTGGTACTTTTTGATGTGCAGAAATACAAGAACGGGGTAGACTACTCAGCCCTAAAGTATCTTATCAGCAGGTGGACCCTTGGTTGCTCGATATCGGTTTTAGTTTGCAGGGAGCTGATTGATCGTATGATACTTTCTTTTAACTGTGATGTCTGTATCTGAGTAGAGTTCctactctttttttttattattattatctttttgtaataagaaaggaaaggaaagggggaaaggggggGAAAAGAGTTGTACAAAACATATATGCAACGTCCGTTTTCGTGGACCTCTTCCAGTAAACACTAGGAGCGACAATTAAGGCTCTCCTATATTTGACTCGAGCGGATGTTTCTATGTAATTTTGTGGTTAATATACTTCAACATCCAGTACTCTTCATATTGGTCACACTCTTTCTATCCAGTCAATAGAAGAAGTTAAATTACTCCGGCTGCTATTGCAATTGGGATTCTGTACGATGTAGAGAAGTGTTTAGAATATAAAAAAGTAGTAGATAAACAACCAGCCACTTGTACAGTCCAGTACTTCCGGGAATTAGTGTCACCAGTTTATACTCAAGCACCATAATGAACATACTGTGCCCAATGTAGCGGCCGTTTTCGATAATCATCACTAGTCGAGATTACCGAGACCGCTTTATGAAGTGCTAGCGCGACATCTCTATCGGTGTATTCTAGTACACCATTCCGACAGATCTCAGTGTAGAACAACTTTGCGACCTTCACGCACACACGGTCATCAGACGGCCATAATGCTCCGATAACATGTCTAAACCCGGCCACCTGGAAACCATTAACAACATGGACCACCTCATCCAATAATTGCTTTGCCCGATTCTCCGCAGTTGAACATGCGGAGAGATATGCTATCTCCCCATGCGGAAGATTTTGTTTGCAGAGCTTGCGAACGCTCAGAATCTCCTTTTCCGGAATCGTAGTTTTGGTCTGCAGTAAAAGACCACTCTGAAAAGGATCAGCCAAGTCCGACATTCCATGGCATGCAAAATGGGCAATATGGCAATCGCCAATCTGGCGCATAACACTAGCGGAGTCCGGTTGGTCCAGTTTGTTTACATGAACAGAACTTCCCAGTAAATCAAGGACTATAGACCTTTCACATTCGACCCCAGGTAAGTCATCCTCGCCAGGCGTGTGGGCCATGGTAACCATGAGTAAGTTCAGAAGTTGTTCGTTGGGCGAGAAGGAGGCAGAAACGCGCTCTCTAGCATGTAAGAGTGCCTTTATTGTAGTGGTATAGGAAGACAAGACACGACTAGATGTACTATCGTTTTCGTCAGCACGGAGACCGCGCGCAGCATGGAATGGAAAGGAGCTAGCAAGTCCCGTCCCAATCCACCAAGTTCTTGGAAGGTTTTCTGGTGAGGATTGAACATTATATCCAAGCTTAGTAAGAATAGGTTCGGCGCATTCATACCAAAGCCAGCCTAAGAATTCACGATATCTTTTGTTCATCTCACCGCGCTGACTTGATGAAGCTGAAGTCATTTCCTGGTCAATCCATCTCTGCGCTTGCACGGCACCGAGCCCAGGGAGAGGAACCAAGCTAAATCCGGCTTGGGAGACAACAATAGCATCACTTCTTAGTCTAGTGATGTTCACCACAATGATGCTACCGTTAAGAGATGCAtctttcatctgctcctCATTTAGGTCCTGTTGGAAGGAGTCAAAGGCTGGAAGTTGCCGTATATCATGCAGACATTTTTCGAGTTTTTTGAGAGCTTGTAGTCGTCTAGTTGGAACAGCTTCATCTACATATTGGGGTTGGCTGCTCTCGGCAGGATCATTGATTCCAAGGCGAAGCTCTTCATATAGAGCACATAGAGTAGGATCGGCCGCTTTTAGTTTAGACGTATTACTCCGGTCATTCATAATAAGACCAAAAATGACACTACGTCCAGCCTCTAACAATTGTAGAGCTCTGAAGGGAGGCTGTCTGACTTGAAGGGCTAGAGAGCAGGCCAGGGTTGCCAAGCCAGAAAAATGTGATACAACGTATTGTTGATCCTCTAGCGTCAAATGTCTGCTACAGACAAGCTGCAGGAGATCAAGAGCTTCAACACACAACGCATAGCTATTATTGTAGTCCTCTTGTTTAAGCATGAGGCGAATGGCTAGGGAAGCAGCTGAGATACGCTCCAAAGGTAGTGCTGAAGTAATTCGGGCCGCCTTGCGAGACACATGTATCGCCTCCTCGAGATCTTTTAAACAGCCCGTTCGTTCATATTGACTTTTAAGCATTGCTCCTAGGTTTTTCAGTTGTCCTGCAAGATATGGATGATCATCCGGAGTAGCCTTAATGGCCCGGCGAGATATGCGAATTGCCTCCTCAAGGTCACCGAACTGCCATGTTTGTTCGTACCGAGTTACACGCATGGTTCCAAGGTTGTTGTATTGTGCTCTTAGATCAATGTCACCATCAAAACTAGCTTGGATAGACTTGCGAGACCACCAAATGGCTACTTCAagatcttttctttgtcgcgTGTGTTCGTATCGTTCAGTGAGTACATGTGCGAGATTGCACAACCACTTCCCATAATAAGGATCATCAACAGGGGTAATCTGAACTGCCTTGCGACAGATCTGATACGCCTCCTCAAGGTGATCCATCTGCTTTGTCCGTTTATATCCATATAAAAGCACGCCGCCAAGGTTGCCCACCGATGCTGTAGAATCAGAATCATTATTATAACTGGCCTCCTCTGCTTGGCGAGATAGCGTTATTGCCTCTTGTAGGTCGTCCATTTTATTTGTGCGCTCATGTCGCAGTACAAGCCGATACCCGAGGTTGGTAAGGTGCGTTGCTAGGTCGGGAGAGTCCATAGGCATAGCTCGAATAGCCCGACGAGACAACTCGATTGCCTCTTCTAAGTCTTCCCTTCGCCCTTCCCGTTCATATTGGCGTGTGAGCCCACTTCCAACATTAGTCAAGTACCTTGCCAGATCGGAACTTGTATCAGCTGTAGTCTGAACCGCGCGACGGAAGACCTGGATCGCCTCGGCTAGGTCTTCCGTCCGTCCTATTCGTTCATATCGGCGTGTGAGTTCGACCCCAAGTTTTGTTAGATAATTTGCCAGATCAGGACACGTATCAGGGGTTGCCTGGACCACCTTGCGGAATACCTCAAGTACCTCGGCTAGATCTTTCATTTCCCCTGTTCTTTCATATCGAATTGTGAGTCCATATCCAAGATCAGATAGGTATGTCACCAGATCAGGACATGTATCATAGGTAACTTGAGCCGCACTGCGTAATGCCTTGATCATCAGTCCTAGGTCCTCTATCTGTCCTATATGCTCGTATCGGTCTTTGAGCATTCGTCCAATGATATTCAACCACCTCGCACGACGAGGGTGGCCTGTGGGAGGGGCCTGAATAGCTTGACAAGATACCCAGATcacttcttcaagatcttcaatcTGTTGAGTCCGCTTGTATCGAAGTCTTAGCTTCTTTCCATAGGTATCCATTATCGCTAAACGAAAAGGATGGCTCTTAGGAACAAGCTGAACAACTTGGTAAGATACACAAATTGCTTCTTTGAGACATTCCTCGTCTGGGATCTTCTCGTATCGACGCTCAAGCATGTTTCCGTAGTTATACAACATCGCTGCACGATAAGGATGGTTTTCAGGGGTGATGTAAACTGCCCAGCGGAATGCCTTAATGGCCTCCTCCAAGTCTCCCATCCGTCCAGTTTGTTCGTATCGACTCATCATCTCATCTCCAGCGTTGGCTTGAGCCCGTATAAAGTCAAACAAATCACCAGCAGTGACGTGAACTGTCCCGCAAGGAGGAGCACGAATCCTCGcttggaaggtcttcatccAGCCTGTCCTCTTCTCTCGAGGTATAAGTTTGGTTTCCAGGTCTTTTAACCAACTTGTAGGATCGGCTTCATCGAGCGTGCTTCGAAAGGTAGACATGCTGGTAGCGTCTCCAATTTGTGCTCGTGTATAACAATCCCAGAGGGTCTTTCGAGAAGTTTTTATGAGATTTATTCTTCCAATGATCTGAATGTTCTAGCGAAGCTTTTAGACATGGCTATATATTGTCTTCTGAGTCCACTCGTCTACGCAGACttcaaaagaagagaatcaaAAGAGTCTACCCTGAGAGGTATAATCAACAGTGTTTGAGGCTTAGCAGTTCATGCCCAGACTCAACATTAGTTAACGCGCAAACTGGTACGTTCTCAAGGCACTCAGCCAGGACATTGTCATATGCGACTTCCAATCTCGCGAGCCTGTTGCATGCTGTGTGCTGCTGGCCCGGGGGGACAACCCGTGAGAAGTCCAATCAAACAACACCACGTCAGCTACCCTCCTTTCAACTTGAGTCTCCGCGCATATTTGAACACGATGTGGTGGTCAGCAATATCGCGGGTAGTCTGTATTCCCAGGGAGCTCACGTCATCTTCTGCGCGCTTTTTGAACTGTTGAATTAAGTTGATACACTATGCAAACggattctttttttaaagCCATGTCCACTGTCGAGTGCATTGGCGGCATCAGGAGTTGTTGTGCCACTTGGCGAACTAGTTGACCCTAGACTGGCGGGTCTAGTGGGCGCGCGGAAGACTTACAACGACAGTTTGTAGCGGTACAATATTGCAAGGTCCGTTTTCAATTTCTGTCGAGTAAAATTGTTGACAAAGCAACGCTAGCTAAAGGAGGCGAGATGGAAAAGATATTACTTTCTCAAAGCGGTTTGGAAGGCAGGTTAGAGATCGCAGTAGGTGATGCTCTATCACTTCAAGGTGAACGTGGCAAGTATATAGCAGGAACAGAGATCTTTTTAAATCTTGATCTAAGTCAATGTTGACCTACAAATTCGAtagaccttcttctccaagcgaTCGGTATACCGACCAAATTGATGAAAAAGGGTATTCGCGTCTATCAGGGGTAGTGTAAGCCTGATGACACAGTGTGGCAAGGCATGCGCAAGCACAGGGGCCCTGCCACGGAGaccaaaaataagaataatcAATGTTGTGTTCCTATGGAACACTTTCAGAGATTAAACTGAAAAGAACAGATACTACACTTGATCTAAGccaaaaggcaaagagagctggaaaagaaaagaaaaaaaattctaAAGAGCGGGGGGTCGACGCTGTATTTAAAGGACTGCCCTGGTGGTCCGTGCGGAGCTAGTGGTAAGCGACCTAATTTCAACCAATCATACGTCAGACAACTGTGCTGCGATAGGCTTACCGGTTCGGGACATCACACTTGGTTGCCCAGTGCCAGTGAGGATGAAACACCACCTTAATCCCAGTATCCTAGGGAAGCAAACTTAAGGCTTACCGTCCAGTCTGTTCATCAGGTATCTTATGTCACTCGGTGAAAATATGCTATTACCGCAATCAAGCCAGAGCGGGGAGTGTTCAACCTTTACATGTGTCGTGTCTGATACTACGGCTACGATCGCAAAGATCATTGTTTTGTCAACGGGTTTACTCTTTCGATTGGACCGACACGCCCACTTCAAGAAGTAAGAAAAATGGCGACGACCAACTTCTCGGAATCATGTTTAAACGCGAAGACCTTGAAGCTCTCCTTGACGCTAAGCGGAACAAGCAGTCAACTAGTGCTTCATCTAGTGAAGGTTTAGAGCTTCTGAAACTACGCTTTTCCAGTGTTGGGATACTGCATTACGGATAACACGTATGTAGGTGGTCTTGTTGTCTCCATAGTTCACAGACTAAGTTCTTATATGTGTTCTCTGTATCTAAGTAGTTGTACTAAACATGTTGTTATATGCCAGCCTGAGTGGGTTTCTCTAGGCTTTCACTAAAGAAAAGTACGTGTCGGACAAAATTCTTATGGCTTAAGGGCAATTAATTCATTGATGATTCAGTCTTCAATTTCCTTGCAACAATATGACCAAGTGAGAAGTGACTGTGCAGTATCTGGAGCAAACTCTATGGTCATACCCGTCCGTCCCCAAGCACAGTACTTCAGATGACCTATAGTTCACAACTTCTAATGACTCAGACAATCATCAACCATCCAAAGCAGAGAGGCTACTTCTTCGTGAGAGTCCAGCATTTTCCACCAATGATACCCAAGCGGAAGTTCTCGAACAAGCTCTGTACGCTTACGTACATTATCGCACCAAGAAATCTTTGCTTCAGTGTAGGAGAGCTCAGCTCGAAACTAAAATGAAGTGATCGAGGCCGTCCGATGTGCATACAGCCCCATGCCGAGGATTTCCGCGGCTCCGACATCAATCAAATTCGAGTCATATTGACAAAGTACCAAAAGCGGGAAGCCGGGGCTTAAGCCAATATAAGCCCTATAGATCAACAGGAGTGAAACGATACCTTGCTTAGTCTCCACCTGATTTGCAAACGGCCCGGTTGCCATCGGGGTTCTTATGAACTTCTAGACTTTTCTACTCCTCTGTTCGTTCTAGACTGTAAACCCTTGATCAACAGAAATGACATGCATCTAAAAACTTTATTTTCAGCCATGCACGTCTTGGTATGTTCACTCTCTTTCGATAACCATATATTGAGGATCCAATTTTATGACCATTTCATTAGCTCCCAACGTATCCCACGGTTACCTAATATCAATAATCGTATAATTCGTAGAGCTTCTGGCCCTTGTACCTCGAAAAGTTAATATACaaacgaacaaaaaaagCCTTAGCCGGTTCTACCCGCAATTCGAGACCTCTTCAAGGATCAGGGTACCTACATACACCATTTCCAAAAGGATCATGGTACAGACAAGGATATGCATCCGCCACCTGCAGTGTTACTGTGATATCATAACATAAGAGGTATGTATGAATCGCCCACAGACAAGCCGTTTTGTGCTTTTCTCAGTTGGTACTAGACTCCTGCCAAGGAATAATGCAAATCATAACCATTTATTCAAGCCATAAGGTAAAGCCTAGAACGACGTCACTTGTAGAGAAAACTCTGTTATAGTGCTCTGTACTCCCTGAACCAGGGTCAACATGCAAGAATCAACGCACTGAGTCCCTTAGGTATGACAGTCTCTACGCACGTTCGCTGACGCTTCGGTCTCATTGATTCCCAACAGCATCGCCGTTAGAATTTATGTAATTGTCACCCGAGCTTCCAAATCACCCCATGCATAACAATCTATACTGCTTGTGGCAAACCACATATCCAACATTCCATCTCGTAAAGCTATACTACTCTCAGTTTGAATGAGGCATCAGATGCGATGCAAAGAAACATGCCATTGCATTTCCATTCTCGCCAAGTAATTCTAGGCCCCTTGCATACCATGCTGATGGAGGAATCTGCCACAGCAGCGATATCGTTTATCGCCACCGGCTCTGACAGAATATGCTGACTTCGTATTCCGTTGGTTGGTATGTTTCTCGGTTTTATTGACGATCGATTAAGTATTGGTCAATGCTGTAATCACAGACACCTATCGGATTATCCAGGGTAGTAAAAACGTTTTGGCTCCACTAGGCGCCATAAATAACGCACGGCCCGAAGCCACAGGTATGATCACTAGCAATCCCTGGTGTGTTCAGGTCTTCTTGTCAGGGGTACATAGTTACTATTTCTAAAACTTTCGGGTTTGATCCACCCGGATACGATCCGGAGAGCAAGGGATAGTCTGACCATCACAGTCCAATTGTCAACTCCGGGGTATAAGTATTCGGACAATTCATCTTGTGTTTAGGGATAatccatcaacaacattctcTCATCTACATACGGAAACATTCTTCGCACTATcatctctgtttctctttctaaacatttctttgttctataCATCCGCCAAAATGCTTCGTGTCTCTGCTATCTTCATGGCCTGCCTCCTTCTGGCTACCGCTGCCCCCACCGCTCCTGAGAAGAGCAACGCTTGTCTCTCCATGTGTCTGCAGGAGAGACCTGCTTGTGCTAGTGATGAAGTATGTTATTCTGTCACTTCTCTCGTTGTGTTATTGCTGACCCCGTTCTAGCGTCCAACTGGCTCTGAGGTATATCTCTTTCACTCATAGATAAGAgtatcaataacaatgaGTGTCTAGGGCTGCTGGGGTTGCTGCCAGAAAATCGAAGCAGTAGCTGCACCTGTCCAGCGCGCGTCATGTCTCTCCATGTGTCAACAGGAGAAGCCTAATTGTGCTAGCGATGAGGTGAGTCGTTATATGTTATCTTTCTAGAATAGCATCACTAACTGACCTTGGTTAGAAACCCGCTGGCTCTGAGGTATGTCTCTTTTATTTGACATGAGCAAGTGTAACTATATTAACGGCGTTCGCTTAGGGATGCTGGGGCTGCTGCCAGAAAATCGAGCCAGTCGTCCCTGtcaagaaggagatgtgTCTCTCCATGTGTTTGCAAGAGAAGCCTACTTGTGCCAGTGATGAAGTAAGTTACTCTTTTAAAAGCTTTTGGTGATCGCAATGACTGACTTTGTCCTAGCACCCAACTGGCTCTGAGGTATGCCTTTTT
This window of the Aspergillus oryzae RIB40 DNA, chromosome 8 genome carries:
- a CDS encoding putative amino acid permease (Can1) (amino acid transporters), translated to MAIDEVTPAPQVTETAAGNDGDKITIKTGANPLKKFGKKKDGNGNEDVEKDGIGGDTPPQELQRRLKSRHLQMIAIGGTIGTGLFISSGTAIAHSGPAGALIAYIFVGTIVFSVMSSLGEVATYLPISGSFTSYTARLVDPSLGCAMGWIYWFNWASTYAVELTATGLIVQYWDDKLSVAIFIAIFWVVITLLNFLPVGFYGEIEFWFSMIKVLTVLGFMIFAICIDAGVGKQGYLGFHTWKEPGAFAPYLIDASNPVSKFVGFWAVLVQAGFSYQGTELVGVAAGETENPEKTVPSAIRKTFIRILIFFVLTIFFMGLLVPYDNPNLITDSSDASASPMVIAAKLAGVKVLPSLINAVLLTVVLSAANSNVYSGSRVLLGLAQEKFAPPIFGWVTHRGVPYISVAFTAAFGLLGFMNVSESGGKVFNWLVNISSVAGFICWTSISLSHLAFMRALKARDISRDTLPYKAALQPYLTWYGLFFSVLIILTQGFTAWIPTFNVSDFFVAYICVIIFVVLYLGHKILYRTHFVHPLEADLQSGRLQNYSWETARPKTWQERLRESL
- a CDS encoding uncharacterized protein (predicted protein) yields the protein MSTFRSTLDEADPTSWLKDLETKLIPREKRTGWMKTFQARIRAPPCGTVHVTAGDLFDFIRAQANAGDEMMSRYEQTGRMGDLEEAIKAFRWAVYITPENHPYRAAMLYNYGNMLERRYEKIPDEECLKEAICVSYQVVQLVPKSHPFRLAIMDTYGKKLRLRYKRTQQIEDLEEVIWVSCQAIQAPPTGHPRRARWLNIIGRMLKDRYEHIGQIEDLGLMIKALRSAAQVTYDTCPDLVTYLSDLGYGLTIRYERTGEMKDLAEVLEVFRKVVQATPDTCPDLANYLTKLGVELTRRYERIGRTEDLAEAIQVFRRAVQTTADTSSDLARYLTNVGSGLTRQYEREGRREDLEEAIELSRRAIRAMPMDSPDLATHLTNLGYRLVLRHERTNKMDDLQEAITLSRQAEEASYNNDSDSTASVGNLGGVLLYGYKRTKQMDHLEEAYQICRKAVQITPVDDPYYGKWLCNLAHVLTERYEHTRQRKDLEVAIWWSRKSIQASFDGDIDLRAQYNNLGTMRVTRYEQTWQFGDLEEAIRISRRAIKATPDDHPYLAGQLKNLGAMLKSQYERTGCLKDLEEAIHVSRKAARITSALPLERISAASLAIRLMLKQEDYNNSYALCVEALDLLQLVCSRHLTLEDQQYVVSHFSGLATLACSLALQVRQPPFRALQLLEAGRSVIFGLIMNDRSNTSKLKAADPTLCALYEELRLGINDPAESSQPQYVDEAVPTRRLQALKKLEKCLHDIRQLPAFDSFQQDLNEEQMKDASLNGSIIVVNITRLRSDAIVVSQAGFSLVPLPGLGAVQAQRWIDQEMTSASSSQRGEMNKRYREFLGWLWYECAEPILTKLGYNVQSSPENLPRTWWIGTGLASSFPFHAARGLRADENDSTSSRVLSSYTTTIKALLHARERVSASFSPNEQLLNLLMVTMAHTPGEDDLPGVECERSIVLDLLGSSVHVNKLDQPDSASVMRQIGDCHIAHFACHGMSDLADPFQSGLLLQTKTTIPEKEILSVRKLCKQNLPHGEIAYLSACSTAENRAKQLLDEVVHVVNGFQVAGFRHVIGALWPSDDRVCVKVAKLFYTEICRNGVLEYTDRDVALALHKAVSVISTSDDYRKRPLHWAQYVHYGA
- a CDS encoding uncharacterized protein (predicted protein); the encoded protein is MLRVSAIFMACLLLATAAPTAPEKSNACLSMCLQERPACASDEGCWGCCQKIEAVAAPVQRASCLSMCQQEKPNCASDEGCWGCCQKIEPVVPVKKEMCLSMCLQEKPTCASDEGCWGCCQKN
- a CDS encoding putative MFS monocarboxylate transporter (predicted protein); the protein is MEGKDTEKTPQALCKEQSIPSPTESSQTLDLECEYHDPKLPPVDGGIHAWLFLAACFVVEGTVWGFAACFGVFQNYYRNDPTFQGSHAIAAIGTCAMGMAYLLSPIVMAILIALPRMQRWASSIAFVVLSLSLALSSFSTSVTHLILSQGIAYGTAGCFAYAPSILFMPDWFVKKKSLAFGIVWSGSGLTGIIFPLILQSLLDTYGWQTTLRICSVAIFLLAAPFMLFHKPRIPRKTTNLHQLDLSFHRNRTYLIYQAGNIIQSLGFFLPQIFLPSYAELLGAKGLHASSTITVFNISNMFGCIFIGWLADRYHVTKCILISTVGAIFSTFLLWGMSVHLAPLYLFSIVYGCTGGSFSSSWAATSSEVGKSHPSADVSMVFAFMETGRGIGNVISGPLSEALLKTRLWEGQAWGAYGTEYGILVVLTGVTGLLGGVSVVARALRWI